A single window of Ictalurus furcatus strain D&B chromosome 3, Billie_1.0, whole genome shotgun sequence DNA harbors:
- the cpxm1a gene encoding probable carboxypeptidase X1 isoform X2: MLGRGVRVNVATVLLYFGLVTSFQNETVQSNVTFNDKEFFLTTPRTDSKNNGIELERATRTPAVGDKEQKISDVQKEKSDTGYITKPDCPPVGLESLRVSDYQLQASTSLSSGLGPHRGRLNIQSGLEDGDEYDGAWCAGMEDKEQWLMLDALRPTLFTGVILQGRSSIWSLHWVTQYKVQFSNDSVTWQPCMNGSQEAVFVGNQNQETPVLALLTEPTVAQYIRINPQSWFSNGTICLRAEILGCPMPDPNNQYTWESARGSTDKLDFRHHNYVEMRKLLKAVNEECPDITRIYTIGKSYTGLKLYVMEISDNPGKHELGEPEFRYVAGMHGNEALGRELVLNLMQYLCHEYKRGNQRIVRLVKDTRIHLLPSFNPDGYEAAYEKGSELSGWALGRYSYEGIDMNHNFPDLNNLMWDAQDLATDKKKVSNHYIPMPEYYTTTQAMVAPETRAVISWMQDIPFVLSANLHGGELVVTYPFDCTRDWIPRQDTPTADNDFFRWLAAVYASTNLVMANPDRRMCHFEDFQRYNNIINGADWHTVPGSMNDFSYLHTNCFEITVELSCDKFPHASELPVEWENNKESLLLYIEQVHRGIKGVVRDKDTKLGIANAIVKVEDLDHDIRSATDGDYWRLLNPGEYKVIVWAEGYFPAMRHCTVGSEPQATICDFNLTRTPQERIKQILAKGGKIPRDEHLRIRALRMRKLRVSTKILNRRREQQQRHAKVKTK; the protein is encoded by the exons ATGCTCGGCCGAGGTGTGCGCGTGAATGTGGCAACAGTGCTGCTGTATTTTGGACTCGTTACGTCCTTTCAGAACGAGACCGTACAAAGCAATGTGACTTTTAATGATAAGGAATTCTTTTTAACAACTCCTCGTACTGACAGTAAAAATAATGGCATTGAACTGGAGCGCGCCACCAGGACTCCAGCTGTGGGGGATAAGGAGCAAAAAATCTCTGATGTGCAGAAGGAAAAGTCGGACACAGGATACATTACTAAACCTG ACTGTCCACCAGTGGGTTTGGAGTCTCTGAGAGTGTCTGATTACCAGCTACAAGCTTCGACATCACTGAGCAGTGGGTTAGGCCCCCACCGAGGACGCCTCAACATACAG TCAGGTCTAGAGGACGGAGATGAGTACGATGGAGCATGGTGTGCTGGGATGGAGGATAAAGAGCAGTGGTTGATGTTGGATGCTCTCAGGCCAACACTCTTCACTGGGGTCATTCTGCAGGGAAGAAGCTCCATCTGGAG cttgcACTGGGTCACACAGTATAAGGTGCAGTTCAGTAATGACTCTGTGACGTGGCAGCCCTGCATGAATGGATCACAAGAAGCA GTGTTTGTCGGGAATCAGAACCAGGAGACTCCTGTTCTGGCTCTGCTCACTGAACCCACAGTGGCCCAGTACATTCGCATCAACCCACAGAGCTGGTTCAGCAATGGCACTATCTGCCTTAGAGCTGAAATCCTGGGCTGCCCTATGCCAG aTCCTAACAACCAATACACCTGGGAATCAGCAAGGGGTTCTACCGACAAGTTAGACTTTAGACACCATAATTATGTTGAAATGAGAAAG ttactAAAGGCAGTGAATGAGGAGTGTCCTGATATTACACGCATCTACACTATTGGGAAGAGTTACACTGGACTTAAACTTTATGTCATGGAGATTTCAGACAACCCTGGAAAACACGAACTGG GAGAGCCAGAGTTCCGCTACGTTGCTGGAATGCATGGAAATGAGGCTTTGGGTCGGGAACTGGTGTTGAACCTTATGCAGTACCTCTGCCACGAGTACAAACGAGGCAATCAGCGGATAGTTCGGCTGGTGAAAGACACGCGTATTCACCTTTTACCATCCTTCAACCCTGATGGATACGAGGCAGCATATGAGAAG GGGTCTGAGCTTTCTGGTTGGGCTTTAGGTCGCTACAGCTATGAGGGCATTGACATGAACCATAACTTTCCAGACCTCAACAACCTCATGTGGGATGCTCAGGACCTGGcaacagacaaaaagaaagtcAGCAACCATTACATCCCCATGCCAGAGTACTACACCACAACTCAAGCAATG GTTGCTCCAGAGACACGAGCAGTGATAAGTTGGATGCAGGACATTCCGTTTGTTCTGAGCGCTAACCTGCATGGAGGAGAGCTGGTGGTCACTTACCCGTTCGACTGCACGCGAGACTGGATCCCCCGTCAGGACACACCTACTGCAGATAACGACTTCTTCCGCTGGCTGGCAGCTGTTTATGCCTCCACCAATCTGGTGATGGCCAACCCTGACCGCAGAATGTGTCATTTTGAGGACTTCCAGCGTTATAACAATATTATCAATGGAGCCGACTGGCACACTGTCCCAGGAA GCATGAATGACTTCAGCTACTTGCACACGAATTGCTTTGAGATAACTGTAGAGTTGTCGTGTGATAAATTCCCTCATGCCAGTGAGCTTCCTGTTGAATGGGAGAATAACAAGGAGTCTCTTCTGCTCTATATAGAGCAG GTGCACAGAGGCATAAAAGGTGTGGTCAGGGATAAAGACACTAAACTTGGTATTGCAAATGCTATTGTTAAAGTTGAAGACCTGGACCATGACATTAGATCAG CTACTGATGGTGATTACTGGCGCCTGTTGAACCCTGGTGAGTATAAAGTGATTGTGTGGGCGGAGGGCTACTTTCCTGCTATGCGTCACTGCACTGTCGGCTCAGAACCACAGGCCACCATCTGCGACTTCAACCTTACGAGAACACCACAAGAGCGCATCAAGCAGATCCTGGCCAAAGGTGGGAA
- the cpxm1a gene encoding probable carboxypeptidase X1 isoform X1 — protein MLGRGVRVNVATVLLYFGLVTSFQNETVQSNVTFNDKEFFLTTPRTDSKNNGIELERATRTPAVGDKEQKISDVQKEKSDTGYITKPDCPPVGLESLRVSDYQLQASTSLSSGLGPHRGRLNIQSGLEDGDEYDGAWCAGMEDKEQWLMLDALRPTLFTGVILQGRSSIWSLHWVTQYKVQFSNDSVTWQPCMNGSQEAVFVGNQNQETPVLALLTEPTVAQYIRINPQSWFSNGTICLRAEILGCPMPGSILHQHSNDPNNQYTWESARGSTDKLDFRHHNYVEMRKLLKAVNEECPDITRIYTIGKSYTGLKLYVMEISDNPGKHELGEPEFRYVAGMHGNEALGRELVLNLMQYLCHEYKRGNQRIVRLVKDTRIHLLPSFNPDGYEAAYEKGSELSGWALGRYSYEGIDMNHNFPDLNNLMWDAQDLATDKKKVSNHYIPMPEYYTTTQAMVAPETRAVISWMQDIPFVLSANLHGGELVVTYPFDCTRDWIPRQDTPTADNDFFRWLAAVYASTNLVMANPDRRMCHFEDFQRYNNIINGADWHTVPGSMNDFSYLHTNCFEITVELSCDKFPHASELPVEWENNKESLLLYIEQVHRGIKGVVRDKDTKLGIANAIVKVEDLDHDIRSATDGDYWRLLNPGEYKVIVWAEGYFPAMRHCTVGSEPQATICDFNLTRTPQERIKQILAKGGKIPRDEHLRIRALRMRKLRVSTKILNRRREQQQRHAKVKTK, from the exons ATGCTCGGCCGAGGTGTGCGCGTGAATGTGGCAACAGTGCTGCTGTATTTTGGACTCGTTACGTCCTTTCAGAACGAGACCGTACAAAGCAATGTGACTTTTAATGATAAGGAATTCTTTTTAACAACTCCTCGTACTGACAGTAAAAATAATGGCATTGAACTGGAGCGCGCCACCAGGACTCCAGCTGTGGGGGATAAGGAGCAAAAAATCTCTGATGTGCAGAAGGAAAAGTCGGACACAGGATACATTACTAAACCTG ACTGTCCACCAGTGGGTTTGGAGTCTCTGAGAGTGTCTGATTACCAGCTACAAGCTTCGACATCACTGAGCAGTGGGTTAGGCCCCCACCGAGGACGCCTCAACATACAG TCAGGTCTAGAGGACGGAGATGAGTACGATGGAGCATGGTGTGCTGGGATGGAGGATAAAGAGCAGTGGTTGATGTTGGATGCTCTCAGGCCAACACTCTTCACTGGGGTCATTCTGCAGGGAAGAAGCTCCATCTGGAG cttgcACTGGGTCACACAGTATAAGGTGCAGTTCAGTAATGACTCTGTGACGTGGCAGCCCTGCATGAATGGATCACAAGAAGCA GTGTTTGTCGGGAATCAGAACCAGGAGACTCCTGTTCTGGCTCTGCTCACTGAACCCACAGTGGCCCAGTACATTCGCATCAACCCACAGAGCTGGTTCAGCAATGGCACTATCTGCCTTAGAGCTGAAATCCTGGGCTGCCCTATGCCAGGTTCAATTTTACACCAACACAGCAATG aTCCTAACAACCAATACACCTGGGAATCAGCAAGGGGTTCTACCGACAAGTTAGACTTTAGACACCATAATTATGTTGAAATGAGAAAG ttactAAAGGCAGTGAATGAGGAGTGTCCTGATATTACACGCATCTACACTATTGGGAAGAGTTACACTGGACTTAAACTTTATGTCATGGAGATTTCAGACAACCCTGGAAAACACGAACTGG GAGAGCCAGAGTTCCGCTACGTTGCTGGAATGCATGGAAATGAGGCTTTGGGTCGGGAACTGGTGTTGAACCTTATGCAGTACCTCTGCCACGAGTACAAACGAGGCAATCAGCGGATAGTTCGGCTGGTGAAAGACACGCGTATTCACCTTTTACCATCCTTCAACCCTGATGGATACGAGGCAGCATATGAGAAG GGGTCTGAGCTTTCTGGTTGGGCTTTAGGTCGCTACAGCTATGAGGGCATTGACATGAACCATAACTTTCCAGACCTCAACAACCTCATGTGGGATGCTCAGGACCTGGcaacagacaaaaagaaagtcAGCAACCATTACATCCCCATGCCAGAGTACTACACCACAACTCAAGCAATG GTTGCTCCAGAGACACGAGCAGTGATAAGTTGGATGCAGGACATTCCGTTTGTTCTGAGCGCTAACCTGCATGGAGGAGAGCTGGTGGTCACTTACCCGTTCGACTGCACGCGAGACTGGATCCCCCGTCAGGACACACCTACTGCAGATAACGACTTCTTCCGCTGGCTGGCAGCTGTTTATGCCTCCACCAATCTGGTGATGGCCAACCCTGACCGCAGAATGTGTCATTTTGAGGACTTCCAGCGTTATAACAATATTATCAATGGAGCCGACTGGCACACTGTCCCAGGAA GCATGAATGACTTCAGCTACTTGCACACGAATTGCTTTGAGATAACTGTAGAGTTGTCGTGTGATAAATTCCCTCATGCCAGTGAGCTTCCTGTTGAATGGGAGAATAACAAGGAGTCTCTTCTGCTCTATATAGAGCAG GTGCACAGAGGCATAAAAGGTGTGGTCAGGGATAAAGACACTAAACTTGGTATTGCAAATGCTATTGTTAAAGTTGAAGACCTGGACCATGACATTAGATCAG CTACTGATGGTGATTACTGGCGCCTGTTGAACCCTGGTGAGTATAAAGTGATTGTGTGGGCGGAGGGCTACTTTCCTGCTATGCGTCACTGCACTGTCGGCTCAGAACCACAGGCCACCATCTGCGACTTCAACCTTACGAGAACACCACAAGAGCGCATCAAGCAGATCCTGGCCAAAGGTGGGAA